The proteins below come from a single Agromyces flavus genomic window:
- a CDS encoding LacI family DNA-binding transcriptional regulator, with the protein MPETTQESVRGRAPSIRDVARLAGVSHQTVSRVLNNHPSIRPETKQRVLDVMAELQYKPNRAARALVTSRSRTIGILSASSTHYGPASSIAAIESAARTSGYWVTTANIESGDAGSIADGLAHLAAQGIEGLVVIAPQVRVFDTLAQLSIDVPYVTLQSTGRDPEHTLSVDQIAGARIATRHLIERGHRQIYHLAGPQDWIEAEARMRGFLDEMSARDVPTTAPILGDWTADFGYYAGRELLTVRDFTAIFASNDQMALGVMHAVRDAGLEIPRDVSVIGFDDIPEAAHFWPPLTTVRQDFAELGRRCVALLLGDIDASAPEYRGTIVPELIVRSSVGAPAF; encoded by the coding sequence GTGCCGGAGACGACGCAGGAGTCCGTGCGTGGGCGTGCGCCCAGCATCCGCGATGTCGCGCGCCTCGCGGGCGTCTCGCATCAGACGGTGTCGCGCGTGCTGAACAACCATCCGAGCATCCGTCCGGAGACCAAGCAGCGGGTGCTCGACGTGATGGCCGAGCTGCAGTACAAGCCCAACCGAGCGGCGCGCGCGCTCGTGACGAGCCGGTCGCGCACGATCGGCATCCTGTCGGCGTCGAGCACGCACTACGGGCCGGCGTCGAGCATCGCGGCCATCGAGTCGGCCGCGCGCACGTCGGGTTACTGGGTCACCACCGCCAACATCGAGTCGGGCGACGCGGGCTCCATTGCCGACGGGCTGGCCCACCTCGCCGCGCAGGGCATCGAGGGCCTCGTCGTCATCGCGCCGCAGGTGCGCGTGTTCGACACGCTCGCGCAGTTGTCGATCGACGTGCCGTACGTCACGCTGCAGTCGACCGGCCGCGACCCCGAGCACACGCTCTCGGTCGACCAGATCGCGGGCGCCCGGATCGCCACGCGCCACCTCATCGAGCGCGGGCACCGCCAGATCTACCACCTGGCCGGGCCGCAGGACTGGATCGAGGCCGAGGCGCGCATGCGCGGGTTCCTCGACGAGATGAGCGCGCGGGACGTGCCCACGACCGCGCCGATCCTCGGCGACTGGACGGCCGACTTCGGGTACTACGCCGGTCGCGAGCTGCTGACCGTGCGCGACTTCACGGCGATCTTCGCGTCGAACGACCAGATGGCGCTCGGCGTCATGCACGCGGTGCGCGACGCCGGGCTCGAGATCCCGAGGGACGTCTCGGTCATCGGCTTCGACGACATCCCAGAGGCGGCCCACTTCTGGCCACCGCTCACGACGGTGCGCCAGGACTTCGCCGAGCTCGGGCGGCGGTGCGTCGCGCTGCTGCTCGGCGACATCGACGCCTCGGCGCCCGAGTACCGCGGCACGATCGTGCCCGAGCTCATCGTGCGGTCGTCGGTCGGCGCGCCCGCGTTCTGA